The following are encoded in a window of Paenibacillus polymyxa genomic DNA:
- a CDS encoding RsfA family transcriptional regulator — MTAIRQDAWSVEDDLILAEVTLRHIREGGTQLAAFEEVGQKIGRTSAACGFRWNSCVRKRYDEAISIAKAQRQKRSYIRKQNPVGVSQVAAFASLDTVEGGYRTDGTSEDTLSIDAVIRFLRQWKGSIQETNRQIKMLEKDLRDKEEELNQLRSINDRLSKEVNEVQTDYRVVNDDYKALIQIMDRARRLALITDDEEELKSRFKMDANGNLERIE, encoded by the coding sequence ATGACTGCAATAAGACAAGATGCATGGAGTGTGGAAGATGACTTGATATTGGCGGAGGTGACATTGCGGCATATCCGTGAAGGCGGGACGCAGCTCGCTGCGTTTGAGGAGGTTGGTCAAAAAATCGGAAGAACCTCTGCAGCATGCGGCTTTCGTTGGAACAGCTGCGTGCGCAAACGTTATGATGAAGCGATTAGCATTGCCAAAGCACAGCGCCAGAAGCGCAGTTATATCCGTAAGCAGAACCCGGTAGGTGTATCACAGGTTGCGGCTTTTGCCTCACTTGATACAGTCGAAGGTGGGTACAGAACGGATGGTACGAGTGAGGATACGTTATCTATTGATGCAGTAATTCGCTTCTTGCGTCAATGGAAGGGATCCATCCAGGAAACGAATCGGCAGATTAAGATGCTGGAGAAAGATTTACGGGATAAGGAAGAAGAATTGAATCAACTTCGCTCCATTAATGACCGGCTGTCCAAAGAAGTGAATGAGGTGCAAACCGACTATCGTGTTGTGAATGATGATTATAAAGCTCTGATTCAGATTATGGACCGGGCTCGGCGCTTGGCTTTAATCACTGATGATGAGGAAGAGCTTAAATCCAGATTCAAAATGGACGCCAATGGGAATCTGGAGCGCATTGAGTAA
- a CDS encoding coiled-coil domain-containing protein, with translation MNKRIKITISTLLTTIMMLTFIYVRPTLAAPSHEENQILQDSLSIVEIDHEIERISQEQQTLLQRQRELRSNLTVQQEQMTVQRKRAGSVLRSYYMGERDKLLSVVLGAKSIRQLLSLYDYYLLLISHDQDVLQEYESNYQSMRKTEQQVTQASMELETVKTNLLAQRKRIILLQSRVNDGVNASNDPDTLRKLIGEMTAYWENVGVYEVNKHFKALAQAMQDLPQFIQQQQGAMVTNGKVITISIREEDFNRFLKSENELFNHFNFTFAQDRIMVEGQQGTMKLRVEGHYTVENEPKNAILFHVDRLVFNGLELPDTTRNKLEKDFDLGFYPQQLISYVKATEVRTLAGMLKVKLELNFK, from the coding sequence ATGAACAAACGAATAAAAATCACAATCAGCACCCTGCTGACCACTATCATGATGCTAACTTTCATATATGTACGTCCTACTCTGGCCGCTCCCTCTCATGAAGAAAATCAGATTTTACAAGATAGCCTGTCGATTGTAGAGATAGACCATGAAATTGAGCGAATCAGTCAAGAGCAGCAGACTCTTTTGCAGCGTCAGCGGGAATTGCGAAGTAATCTCACCGTTCAGCAAGAGCAAATGACCGTACAACGGAAGCGTGCAGGTTCTGTGCTGCGATCGTATTATATGGGAGAAAGGGACAAGCTGTTGAGTGTAGTGCTAGGGGCGAAAAGTATAAGGCAACTTCTCTCTCTGTACGATTACTACTTATTATTAATTAGTCACGATCAGGATGTGCTTCAAGAATACGAATCCAATTATCAATCTATGCGAAAAACAGAACAACAAGTCACCCAAGCCTCAATGGAATTAGAGACAGTCAAAACAAACTTACTGGCACAACGCAAACGCATTATCCTGCTTCAGTCGCGTGTAAATGACGGCGTTAACGCCAGTAATGACCCGGATACCCTACGCAAGCTTATTGGCGAAATGACAGCTTATTGGGAGAATGTAGGTGTCTACGAGGTAAATAAGCACTTTAAAGCATTAGCTCAAGCTATGCAGGATTTACCGCAATTCATTCAACAACAACAAGGTGCTATGGTTACAAATGGAAAAGTGATTACGATAAGCATTCGCGAAGAGGACTTTAACCGTTTTTTAAAGTCAGAAAATGAATTGTTTAATCACTTCAACTTTACATTTGCACAGGATCGAATTATGGTAGAAGGTCAGCAGGGAACGATGAAATTAAGAGTAGAAGGTCACTACACGGTAGAAAATGAACCGAAAAATGCAATTTTATTTCATGTAGATCGATTGGTATTTAATGGTCTGGAACTACCTGATACGACCCGCAACAAGCTGGAAAAAGATTTTGATCTAGGTTTCTACCCACAGCAGCTTATTTCCTATGTCAAAGCCACAGAAGTACGCACTTTAGCAGGAATGCTTAAAGTTAAGCTCGAATTAAACTTTAAATAA
- a CDS encoding PhoH family protein, whose amino-acid sequence MKKIFVLDTNVLLHDPKAIFTFKEHEVVIPAVVLEEIDSKKRNADEIGRNARNVSRLLDGLREVGHLHSGVPLPQGGRLKVELNHRSFLKVQEMFGEVSNDNRILAVALNYHLEEQEQPEPRSVVLVSKDVLVRIKADVLGLLTEDYLSDRTGDLSELYPGYSAIQVHPSIIDEFYSNRFLPIKPLELPYTLYPHEFVILKDEMGTGKSALLKVNQEAERLEPLYLSNESVWGISARNAQQRMALELLLNDDIPLVTITGKAGTGKTLLALAAGLLKVEDEHRFKKLLIARPVVPMGKDIGYLPGEKDEKLRPWMQPIYDNLEYLFDAKKSGDIDKILMGLGSIQVEALTYIRGRSIPGQFIIVDEAQNLSRHEIKTIVSRVGEGSKIILMGDPEQIDHPYLDAASNGLTYVVERFKQEGISGHIMLEKGERSKLAQLAADLL is encoded by the coding sequence ATGAAGAAAATTTTTGTGCTGGATACGAATGTGCTGCTGCATGATCCGAAAGCCATATTTACCTTCAAAGAACATGAAGTTGTTATTCCAGCTGTAGTTCTGGAAGAAATCGACTCCAAAAAACGCAACGCGGATGAGATTGGACGGAATGCCCGCAATGTATCGCGATTGTTGGACGGGTTGAGAGAAGTGGGTCATCTGCATAGTGGCGTTCCACTTCCCCAAGGTGGAAGGCTTAAGGTTGAGTTAAACCACCGAAGTTTTTTAAAAGTTCAGGAGATGTTCGGGGAGGTTTCGAACGATAACCGGATTTTGGCGGTTGCCTTGAATTATCATCTGGAAGAGCAAGAGCAGCCTGAACCACGTTCGGTCGTTTTGGTCAGTAAAGATGTGCTGGTCAGGATCAAGGCAGATGTATTGGGACTGCTGACCGAAGACTACCTATCCGATAGAACAGGCGATCTAAGTGAGCTATATCCCGGATACTCGGCAATACAGGTGCACCCGTCCATCATAGATGAATTTTACTCTAACCGTTTTTTACCAATCAAGCCACTGGAACTACCTTATACGCTGTATCCACATGAATTTGTCATTCTGAAAGATGAAATGGGAACTGGAAAATCAGCTTTGCTGAAAGTAAATCAGGAGGCAGAGCGATTAGAGCCGCTGTACTTAAGTAACGAATCGGTATGGGGAATCAGCGCGCGTAATGCTCAACAGCGGATGGCATTGGAGCTTTTGCTTAATGACGATATCCCTCTCGTGACCATTACAGGAAAAGCGGGTACGGGCAAAACGCTGCTGGCGCTGGCGGCAGGCTTGCTTAAGGTAGAGGATGAACATCGCTTCAAGAAACTGCTGATTGCTCGGCCTGTTGTTCCTATGGGTAAGGATATTGGTTATTTACCGGGAGAAAAGGATGAAAAACTTCGCCCGTGGATGCAACCAATCTACGACAATCTAGAGTATCTGTTTGATGCCAAAAAATCAGGTGATATCGACAAAATTTTGATGGGCTTGGGCAGTATTCAGGTGGAGGCACTTACTTATATTCGCGGGCGTTCGATACCTGGGCAATTTATTATAGTCGATGAGGCGCAAAACTTATCCCGACATGAGATCAAAACGATTGTGTCCCGGGTGGGTGAGGGAAGCAAGATTATTTTGATGGGAGACCCGGAGCAGATTGATCACCCATATCTGGATGCAGCCAGCAACGGTTTAACCTATGTAGTGGAGCGGTTTAAGCAAGAAGGGATTAGCGGGCATATTATGTTGGAAAAAGGAGAACGCTCCAAGCTTGCGCAGTTGGCAGCCGATCTGCTATAA
- a CDS encoding LCP family protein, translating to MSNLSNGLPPRTQSGKKSAKPKKTKKKKSFFRSFMKFVLFLLIIGILAAGGYTYYIYNQVEEVLDTGINKEVPKTQLAEAKPLTILLLGTDYRPDHPTYLSDVIMVATLNPNTKSSTIVSLPRDTRLEMDGYKPRKLNEYYPVFKAREKESGEVAEEQMKKMIGKYLNIDIDYVTVINFQGFRDVVDNLGGVDVTVDKNMCYRDRADGTDINLTVGAKHLNGDQALDFVRYRKSNCRPRTAESDDFDRNRRQNQVLHSLIDQMQSFNALTKFSTIIKSVDKNMMTDIESQQMKNIVQTYWNISKQNVKYNPVAGTWRSPYVYIDEQQLDLAKQALQEELAKKASDNTAASSNS from the coding sequence ATGAGTAATCTTTCGAACGGATTGCCTCCCCGGACACAAAGCGGGAAAAAGTCCGCCAAACCGAAAAAAACGAAAAAGAAAAAAAGCTTTTTCAGATCGTTTATGAAGTTTGTCTTGTTTCTGCTTATTATAGGTATTTTGGCAGCAGGTGGTTATACCTACTATATTTACAATCAGGTAGAGGAAGTTTTGGATACGGGGATCAACAAGGAAGTACCCAAAACACAATTGGCAGAAGCTAAGCCTTTGACTATCTTATTGCTAGGAACCGATTACCGCCCTGATCATCCGACTTATTTGTCCGACGTTATTATGGTAGCTACATTGAACCCCAATACTAAATCGTCTACCATCGTGTCCTTACCGCGCGATACGCGTCTAGAAATGGATGGATATAAACCTCGCAAGTTGAATGAGTATTATCCGGTGTTTAAGGCTAGAGAGAAAGAATCTGGCGAAGTTGCTGAAGAACAAATGAAGAAGATGATTGGCAAATATTTAAACATTGATATTGATTATGTGACGGTTATTAACTTCCAGGGCTTTAGAGATGTAGTAGATAATTTGGGTGGCGTAGATGTGACGGTTGATAAAAACATGTGTTATCGTGACCGTGCAGATGGTACCGATATTAACCTGACAGTTGGAGCCAAGCATTTGAACGGTGATCAGGCTCTTGATTTTGTTCGCTACCGCAAATCGAATTGCCGTCCGAGAACAGCTGAATCTGACGATTTTGATCGTAATCGTCGACAAAATCAGGTGCTTCATTCCCTAATTGACCAAATGCAATCCTTTAACGCTTTGACCAAGTTTAGTACAATTATTAAATCGGTTGATAAGAATATGATGACAGATATCGAGTCACAGCAAATGAAAAATATCGTACAAACCTATTGGAATATTTCCAAGCAAAATGTGAAATACAATCCGGTAGCAGGAACGTGGCGTAGCCCGTATGTGTACATTGATGAGCAACAGCTCGATTTGGCCAAGCAAGCGCTACAAGAGGAATTAGCTAAAAAAGCAAGCGACAATACCGCAGCTTCTTCCAATTCCTGA
- the typA gene encoding translational GTPase TypA encodes MHARENIRNIAIIAHVDHGKTTLVDKLLQQSGTFREHEAVQERAMDSNDLERERGITILAKNTAITYKDYLINIVDTPGHADFGGEVERIMKMVDGVLLVVDAYEGCMPQTKFVLRKALEQNLTPIVVVNKIDRPAARPAEVIDEVLDLFIELGANDEQLEFPVVYASALNGTSSMDAEKQDDNMQALYETVVEHIPAPTEKVDEPLQFLVTLMDYNEYLGRIAVGRVNRGIIKQGQAVTVMQRDGSSKSARIEKLFGFQGLKRIETDQAGAGDIVAIAGIKDINIGETIADPNHPEALPVLKIDEPTLQMTFLVNNSPFAGRDGKWVTSRKLRERLLKELETDVSLRVDETDSPDAFIVSGRGELHLGILIENMRREGYELQVSKPEVIVKEIDGKKMEPIERLLIDIPEESMGAVMESLGSRKAEMVNMINNGTGQVRLEFLIPARGLIGYTTNFLTLTRGYGVMNHAFDSYGPFVGGQVGGRHQGVLVSTENGSSTFYGMLGVEDRGILFLEPGTEIYEGMIVGEHTRDNDIVVNICKEKQLTNVRSATKDDTVKLKTPVIFSLEQALEYLNDDEYCEITPNAIRLRKKILNKGERERAEKQRKTAQANM; translated from the coding sequence ATGCATGCTAGAGAAAACATTCGCAATATTGCGATTATTGCCCACGTCGACCACGGAAAAACGACGCTTGTCGACAAGCTGCTTCAACAGTCCGGAACATTTAGAGAACACGAGGCTGTTCAGGAGCGCGCCATGGACTCCAACGATCTGGAGCGTGAACGCGGTATTACGATTTTGGCTAAAAATACAGCTATCACTTACAAAGACTATCTGATTAACATTGTAGATACACCGGGACACGCCGACTTTGGTGGCGAAGTGGAACGGATTATGAAAATGGTTGACGGTGTTTTGCTCGTCGTTGATGCTTACGAAGGTTGCATGCCGCAAACGAAATTCGTACTGCGTAAAGCGCTGGAGCAAAATCTGACGCCAATCGTTGTAGTAAACAAAATTGACCGTCCGGCAGCTCGTCCGGCAGAAGTTATTGACGAAGTACTGGATCTGTTTATCGAGTTGGGTGCGAATGACGAGCAATTGGAATTCCCTGTTGTGTACGCTTCGGCGCTGAACGGAACATCCAGCATGGATGCTGAAAAGCAAGACGATAACATGCAAGCATTGTACGAAACAGTTGTAGAGCACATTCCGGCTCCAACTGAGAAAGTAGATGAGCCTCTTCAATTCCTCGTAACACTGATGGACTATAACGAATACCTTGGCCGAATTGCAGTAGGTCGTGTAAACCGCGGTATCATCAAGCAGGGGCAAGCAGTCACAGTTATGCAGCGTGATGGTAGTAGTAAATCAGCGCGTATTGAGAAGCTGTTTGGCTTCCAAGGTCTGAAACGTATTGAAACTGACCAAGCGGGCGCTGGTGACATTGTGGCGATTGCGGGAATTAAAGATATCAACATCGGTGAAACCATTGCTGATCCAAATCATCCTGAAGCATTGCCTGTACTGAAGATTGATGAACCAACACTGCAAATGACCTTCCTGGTTAACAACAGCCCATTCGCAGGTCGCGATGGTAAGTGGGTAACATCCCGTAAATTGCGTGAGCGTCTTCTGAAAGAACTCGAAACGGATGTCAGCTTACGTGTTGATGAAACTGATAGCCCGGACGCCTTTATTGTATCCGGACGTGGTGAGTTGCATCTGGGTATCCTGATTGAAAACATGCGTCGTGAAGGTTACGAACTGCAAGTGTCCAAACCGGAAGTTATCGTCAAGGAAATTGACGGTAAGAAAATGGAGCCAATCGAACGTCTCCTTATTGATATTCCGGAAGAAAGCATGGGCGCGGTTATGGAAAGTTTGGGCTCCCGTAAAGCCGAAATGGTTAACATGATTAATAACGGCACCGGACAGGTTCGCTTGGAATTCTTGATCCCTGCACGTGGTCTGATCGGCTACACTACAAACTTCCTGACTTTGACTCGTGGTTATGGCGTAATGAACCATGCGTTTGACAGCTATGGACCATTTGTTGGCGGTCAAGTAGGTGGACGTCATCAGGGTGTACTCGTGTCAACGGAAAACGGCAGCTCTACATTTTATGGTATGCTGGGCGTGGAAGATCGCGGTATTTTGTTCCTGGAGCCAGGTACTGAAATCTATGAGGGTATGATCGTTGGGGAGCACACACGTGATAACGACATTGTCGTTAACATTTGTAAAGAAAAACAATTGACAAACGTTCGTTCAGCAACAAAAGACGATACAGTTAAACTGAAAACACCTGTTATTTTCTCTTTGGAGCAGGCGCTCGAATATCTGAATGATGATGAGTATTGCGAAATTACACCTAACGCTATCCGTTTGCGTAAAAAGATCTTGAACAAAGGTGAACGCGAGCGTGCGGAGAAACAACGTAAAACAGCACAAGCAAATATGTAA
- a CDS encoding TerC family protein yields the protein MEHIILLLKILMINLVLSGDNAVVIAMASKNLPARQRSQAIWWGAVGAVLLRCVLTFVAVILLGIPFIQAAGGLLLLWIAFKLLYENEDHVGVRAETTIWKAIQVILVADFVMSLDNVLAIAALADGDIAIIVIGIAISIPIVVWGSNVIAIWLHRFPVLVLLGSAILAFTAGEMLLRDPRLGVWLAGTGELIHAWLPGLLATAVVVAGIYRQLRARHI from the coding sequence ATGGAGCATATCATTTTGCTGTTGAAAATATTAATGATTAATTTGGTGTTAAGCGGTGATAATGCGGTTGTTATAGCCATGGCAAGCAAAAACTTGCCTGCAAGGCAGCGGAGTCAAGCTATATGGTGGGGGGCAGTCGGTGCAGTCCTCCTGCGCTGTGTTTTGACTTTTGTAGCTGTCATTTTGCTGGGCATACCCTTTATTCAGGCGGCAGGCGGTCTACTTCTGTTATGGATTGCGTTTAAGCTGCTTTATGAGAATGAGGATCATGTGGGAGTAAGAGCAGAAACAACCATATGGAAGGCTATACAGGTGATTCTGGTAGCGGACTTTGTGATGAGTCTAGATAACGTGTTAGCTATTGCAGCCCTAGCAGATGGGGATATCGCCATTATTGTCATTGGGATTGCGATTAGTATTCCGATTGTCGTCTGGGGCAGCAACGTGATTGCGATCTGGCTTCACCGGTTCCCTGTACTTGTTTTGCTCGGATCTGCAATCCTGGCTTTTACGGCAGGAGAAATGCTACTGCGTGATCCCCGATTGGGTGTATGGTTAGCAGGTACGGGAGAGCTTATACATGCATGGTTACCGGGACTCTTGGCAACAGCAGTTGTCGTTGCAGGTATATATCGTCAGTTACGAGCTCGCCATATTTGA
- a CDS encoding TerC family protein, with protein MRTIDMSGLQFFWLLLNVIFIDLLLAGDNAIVIGLAARKLPPATQKKAILYGTGGALLIRIAATIVVLWLLQVPWLLLIGGVMLVWIAYKLLVDQEDHTEVKAGTTLWGAIRTIVVADTAMGLDNVIAVAGAAQQHLLLVVLGLLISVPIVVWGSTLFIKLINKFPWIIYLGSAVLGYTASNMITEERKLEPYFTEHPALRILFIAAVMAGILLTGYLQNRRAVSSREKAV; from the coding sequence ATGAGAACGATTGATATGTCTGGACTTCAGTTCTTTTGGCTACTGCTTAATGTGATATTTATTGACCTTCTGCTCGCAGGAGATAATGCGATTGTAATTGGACTTGCCGCCAGAAAGCTGCCTCCTGCAACGCAAAAAAAAGCGATACTGTACGGTACCGGTGGTGCCCTGCTCATTCGCATAGCAGCCACCATTGTGGTACTCTGGTTGCTTCAAGTACCATGGTTGTTACTCATCGGAGGTGTCATGTTAGTCTGGATCGCGTATAAGTTGCTCGTAGACCAGGAGGATCATACCGAAGTCAAAGCGGGAACAACGTTATGGGGTGCTATCCGCACGATTGTTGTAGCCGATACGGCTATGGGTCTGGACAACGTGATTGCTGTTGCTGGCGCGGCCCAGCAGCATTTGCTCCTTGTAGTGCTGGGACTATTAATCAGCGTACCGATCGTTGTATGGGGAAGCACTCTTTTTATCAAGTTGATCAATAAATTCCCTTGGATTATCTATTTAGGATCGGCTGTGCTTGGTTATACAGCCTCTAATATGATTACTGAAGAACGTAAGCTGGAACCCTACTTTACTGAGCACCCTGCGCTGCGTATCTTGTTTATTGCCGCAGTCATGGCAGGTATTTTGCTCACAGGATATCTTCAAAATCGCAGAGCAGTGTCCAGTCGAGAAAAAGCCGTCTAA
- the thiI gene encoding tRNA uracil 4-sulfurtransferase ThiI, whose protein sequence is MHYDMLLLRFGEFTLKGKNRTRFEKAVLNHVKLLLKPFPGASLRKEFGRIYVVLGGEPYEQIIQVLQKVFGITTISPVKMAPVELGAIIETAVALMRELNVTEGTTFKVNARRVWKEFAHSSQEMNHLIGSPILREFQALRVDVHQPDIELRVEVREQAAYIFSDVIMAVGGFPLGTNGKAMLLLSGGIDSPVAGWSSMRRGLEIECVHFYSYPFTSERAKEKVIDLARVLAGYAGRIKIHLVPFTEVQTAFTRTGQDNLIITLMRRSMLRIATMLAEREGALALVTGDSLGQVASQTLSSMNVIGRSTELPLLRPLVMMDKQEITEIAKQIGTYDLSILPYEDCCTLFVPKSPTTNPNLWVVQKIEASIRDLNVLIEQAVATTETLVLEAGGAIEGRKEEVIQEDWF, encoded by the coding sequence ATGCACTATGATATGCTGTTACTTCGCTTTGGTGAATTTACATTAAAAGGGAAGAATCGGACTCGTTTTGAAAAGGCAGTACTGAATCACGTGAAGCTGCTGCTCAAACCCTTTCCCGGTGCTTCTTTGCGGAAGGAATTTGGACGGATTTATGTGGTTCTTGGAGGAGAGCCTTATGAACAGATCATTCAGGTGTTACAAAAAGTGTTTGGCATCACGACAATAAGTCCTGTCAAAATGGCTCCTGTCGAGCTGGGTGCTATCATTGAGACCGCTGTAGCTTTGATGCGTGAGCTGAATGTGACCGAGGGAACGACGTTCAAGGTAAATGCCCGCAGAGTATGGAAGGAGTTTGCTCATTCCTCACAAGAGATGAATCATTTAATTGGTTCTCCTATATTACGAGAGTTTCAAGCGTTGAGGGTCGATGTACATCAGCCAGATATTGAGTTACGTGTGGAGGTTAGAGAGCAGGCGGCCTATATATTCAGCGATGTTATTATGGCTGTAGGGGGCTTTCCGTTAGGAACGAACGGTAAAGCTATGCTGCTGCTGTCTGGTGGAATTGACAGCCCGGTAGCAGGATGGTCTTCCATGCGTAGAGGATTGGAAATCGAATGTGTACATTTTTATAGCTATCCATTTACAAGTGAACGTGCGAAAGAAAAGGTTATTGATTTGGCAAGGGTATTAGCAGGCTATGCGGGTCGGATCAAAATCCACCTTGTACCGTTTACAGAGGTGCAGACGGCCTTTACGCGCACTGGACAGGATAATCTGATTATTACGCTAATGAGACGGTCTATGCTGCGAATTGCCACGATGCTGGCTGAGCGTGAAGGAGCACTGGCACTCGTGACAGGCGACAGTCTGGGGCAAGTCGCTAGTCAAACGTTATCCAGCATGAATGTGATTGGCCGTTCGACAGAATTACCATTGCTGCGACCTCTCGTAATGATGGATAAACAGGAGATCACGGAAATCGCAAAGCAGATTGGCACCTACGATCTATCGATCCTCCCCTATGAGGATTGCTGCACATTGTTTGTTCCTAAATCCCCAACGACCAATCCAAATTTGTGGGTTGTTCAAAAGATTGAAGCCTCTATTCGGGATTTAAATGTGTTGATTGAACAGGCTGTGGCTACAACAGAGACGCTTGTCCTGGAGGCCGGCGGAGCTATAGAGGGGCGCAAAGAGGAAGTTATACAGGAAGATTGGTTTTAA
- a CDS encoding cysteine desulfurase family protein, with translation MKYFDYAATTPPFEEVITTVAEIMRRHYGNPSSMHRYGEDADKLLKRSREVCAAALEVYPSEIVFTSGATESNNLAIKGAALQYQTRGKHIVTVSTEHPSVYEACRQLTNLGFEVTFLPVDAEGHVSAEQVCAAVRKDTILVSIMHVNNETGRVQPLHDIGVALKKQFPRVLFHIDGVQGFGKLPVDIRGWQADLYSLSAHKLRGPKGAGLLFVREGVELFPLHSGGSQEQGFRAGTENVPVLVGMSKAIRLAGERQVETARRMTEWRERVVAEVKTLPQLRLNSGEEAPHIVHFSYPGMKAEVMLHTLEQLGVVVSTKSACSSKLAEPSRVLLAMGCNEAEASGGIRISFGDEHTEQDIDELILALRKAVAKLESLERWKR, from the coding sequence ATGAAATATTTTGATTATGCCGCGACAACTCCGCCTTTTGAAGAGGTGATTACAACAGTTGCCGAGATCATGAGACGCCACTACGGGAATCCATCCTCGATGCATCGATATGGAGAGGATGCGGATAAGTTACTTAAGCGTTCGCGCGAAGTATGTGCTGCGGCTTTGGAAGTGTATCCATCAGAGATTGTCTTCACATCTGGGGCAACGGAAAGCAACAATCTTGCTATCAAGGGAGCAGCTTTGCAGTATCAGACCAGAGGCAAGCATATTGTTACTGTATCGACAGAGCACCCGTCGGTGTATGAAGCTTGCAGACAACTGACAAATCTGGGATTTGAGGTTACATTTTTACCTGTCGATGCAGAAGGGCATGTGAGCGCCGAACAGGTTTGTGCCGCTGTCCGTAAAGATACGATTTTAGTCAGTATCATGCATGTCAATAATGAGACGGGAAGGGTGCAACCGTTGCATGATATCGGAGTTGCGCTGAAGAAACAGTTCCCCCGTGTACTATTTCATATTGACGGTGTACAGGGGTTTGGAAAGCTACCGGTTGATATCCGGGGATGGCAGGCTGATCTGTACAGCCTCTCTGCGCATAAGTTGCGTGGACCCAAAGGTGCTGGACTACTATTCGTTCGGGAAGGTGTAGAGCTTTTCCCACTGCATAGTGGCGGCTCTCAGGAGCAGGGTTTTCGTGCAGGTACGGAAAATGTACCGGTGCTTGTCGGTATGTCTAAGGCGATACGGTTGGCGGGCGAACGGCAAGTAGAGACAGCACGCCGTATGACCGAGTGGAGAGAACGGGTGGTCGCAGAAGTGAAGACACTCCCTCAACTGCGGCTGAATAGCGGGGAAGAAGCGCCGCATATTGTCCACTTTTCGTATCCGGGCATGAAAGCCGAGGTAATGCTGCATACGCTGGAGCAATTAGGTGTGGTAGTATCCACCAAATCGGCTTGCTCTTCGAAATTGGCTGAACCCAGTCGGGTGCTGCTGGCGATGGGATGCAATGAGGCAGAAGCGTCTGGCGGCATTCGTATCAGCTTCGGTGATGAACATACGGAACAGGATATCGATGAGCTTATACTTGCACTGCGAAAGGCTGTAGCCAAGCTGGAATCCCTTGAAAGGTGGAAACGTTAA
- a CDS encoding lytic transglycosylase domain-containing protein: protein MQIDPRVSKSMLDMQLLNNMSATTQTGTTDAFSGLLEQVGQLETDGAVTRENSSDVTRDENGLLWLQLGPSRGTASSLYPAPSSTATDGPTTPTAYDDLINEASQKYGVPVALIKAVIDTESSFNPSVTSSAGAKGLMQLMDATAQGLGVSDPYDPVQNIDAGVRYLSYQIKRFNGQENMALAAYNAGPGRVQRLGVNSDEQLMAVLDKLPVETQRYITKIQNAREKYTI, encoded by the coding sequence ATGCAAATTGATCCGCGCGTGTCCAAGTCCATGTTAGACATGCAGCTGTTAAATAATATGAGTGCTACAACCCAGACGGGTACAACGGACGCTTTTTCCGGATTACTGGAACAAGTAGGTCAGTTGGAAACTGATGGTGCTGTGACACGAGAAAATTCAAGTGATGTTACCAGAGACGAAAACGGTTTGCTATGGCTTCAATTGGGACCTTCGAGGGGAACGGCTTCGTCATTGTACCCCGCTCCTTCCAGCACAGCAACAGACGGACCCACAACACCTACAGCATATGATGATTTGATTAACGAGGCTAGCCAGAAATACGGCGTTCCAGTAGCGTTAATTAAAGCGGTTATTGATACGGAATCTTCATTTAATCCGTCGGTCACTTCTTCGGCCGGAGCCAAAGGGCTTATGCAGCTTATGGATGCTACGGCTCAAGGCCTTGGAGTCAGCGACCCATATGATCCTGTTCAAAATATTGATGCCGGTGTTCGTTATTTGTCTTACCAGATTAAACGGTTTAACGGACAAGAAAATATGGCGCTGGCTGCATATAATGCAGGTCCCGGACGGGTGCAGCGGCTTGGTGTAAATAGTGATGAACAGTTAATGGCTGTACTGGACAAGCTTCCGGTGGAAACGCAAAGATATATTACCAAAATTCAAAATGCACGTGAAAAATATACGATCTAA
- a CDS encoding DUF1540 domain-containing protein: protein MSQEAKPIVKCSVANCHYWGENNFCKADLIMIEVDGHAGKKFKEEYAGESFSSEERDKAATSAATCCHTFKPKSV from the coding sequence ATGAGCCAAGAGGCCAAGCCAATCGTTAAGTGTAGCGTAGCCAATTGCCATTATTGGGGAGAAAACAACTTTTGCAAGGCAGATTTAATCATGATTGAAGTTGATGGTCATGCCGGTAAGAAATTTAAAGAAGAATATGCGGGAGAAAGCTTCAGTTCAGAAGAACGTGATAAGGCTGCCACGTCAGCCGCAACCTGTTGCCACACTTTTAAGCCGAAGTCCGTGTAA